Proteins co-encoded in one Pseudoliparis swirei isolate HS2019 ecotype Mariana Trench chromosome 7, NWPU_hadal_v1, whole genome shotgun sequence genomic window:
- the qsox2 gene encoding sulfhydryl oxidase 2 yields MLRFWFQAAVVLWLVPGCQGSAARLYTEEDPLVILGSGSLKPAVGNSTSAWLVQFYSSWCGHCIQYSSTWRALARDVTDWQLVLHVGVLDCAQEENFDVCKEFNIKFYPTFKYFHAHSPHTDRGTSYSGADREVQSVRQLMVDILQNHTKVEWPDLCPPLRPYSSEELLPLLGQRSDHYTAIIMEEPDSYVGREVILDLLQYSGVEVKRALSSERPLLDALKITRFPSVYLLHPNATHTYLHVEKRLRFFFSSFLRTLPSVHRSSRSSSSSSSVAMVTEKQSSDPWRDFDRSKVYAADLESALHYLLRVELATHNTLEGEELQVFKDFVTLVAKLYPGGGSAVKLMETLSDWLLSLPLPRIPYQAVLDLVDNKMRISGVFLGAELRWVGCQGSRAGLRGYPCSLWTLFHVLTVQHDAMPTALESTGLEGEAAPVLQVMRRYIRMFFGCEECGRHFEQAAADGVKNVQNPEEQILWLWNQHNLVNDRLAGSLSDDPLFPKAPWPSPYLCASCHEEKNGVHVWNHNSVILFFRQHYGTSNISPKYSLTPLRLPAPPPGPGPVQTSQPQEEHQGGEKKEPEKKPKEQLEPRPGHQALSGVGKGEGLREGGGGEAVGGAGGGAGGGGVWILGLGFNSVDMSLCVVLYVCSCLFLMLLFFFFKVRSRRWKLRQSRLHV; encoded by the exons ATGCTCCGGTTCTGGTTCCAGGCGGCAGTCGTCCTGTGGCTCGTGCCCGGGTGTCAGGGCTCTGCGGCCCGGCTGTACACGGAGGAGGACCCGCTGGTGATCCTGGGCAGCGGCAGCCTGAAGCCCGCCGTGGGGAACTCTACCTCGGCATGGCTGGTCCAGTTCTACTCGTCCTGGTGCGGACACTGCATCCAGTACTCCAGCACGTGGAGGGCTCTGGCGCGCGACGTCACAG ACTGGCAGCTGGTTCTCCATGTCGGGGTTCTGGATTGCGCTCAGGAAGAAAACTTTGACGTCTGTAAAGAATTCAACATCAAGTTCTACCCGACGTTCAAG TACTTCCATGCTCACAGTCCTCACACGGACAGAGGAACGTCCTACAGCG gtGCAGACAGAGAGGTCCAGTCAGTGAGACAGTTGATGGTGGACATCCTGCAGAACCACACCAAGGTGGAATGGCCAGACCTCTGTCCCCCACTGAGACCCTACAG tTCTGAGGAGCTGCTCCCGTtgctgggtcagaggtcagaccaCTACACCGCCATCATCATGGAGGAACCGGACTCCTACGTAGGCCGAGAG gtgaTCCTGGACCTGCTGCAGTACTCTGGAGTGGAGGTGAAGAGAGCTCTGAGCTctgagcgccctctgctggacgCTCTGAAGATCACACGCTTTCCCTCAGTTTACCTGCTGCACCCcaacgcaacacacacatacctgcacgt ggaGAAGCGCTTgcggttcttcttctcctccttcttgagGACGTTACCATCAGTCCATCGCAGTTCGAGgtctagcagcagcagcagtagcgtCGCCATGGTGACGGAGAAGCAGAGCAGCGACCCCTGGAGAGACTTTGACAG GTCTAAGGTGTACGCGGCTGACCTGGAGTCAGCTCTCCACTACCTGCTGAGGGTGGAGCTGGCTACCCACAACAccctggagggggaggagctacaggtCTTTAAGGACTTCGTTACTTTGGTCGCGAAG TTGTATCCAGGTGGAGGCTCCGCGGTGAAGCTGATGGAGacgctctctgattggttgctCAGTCTGCCTCTTCCACGAATCCCCTACCAGGCCGTCCTGGACCTGGTGGACAACAagatgagg ATCTCAGGTGTGTTCCTAGGGGCGGAGCTTCGTTGGGTTGGTTGCCAGGGCAgcagggcggggcttagaggttACCCATGTTCCCTATGGACTCTGTTCCACGTCCTGACTGTGCAGCATGACGCCATGCCCACTGCGCTggagagcacag GCCTGGAGGGCGAGGCGGCCCCGGTGCTGCAGGTGATGCGGCGCTACATCAGGATGTTCTTCGGCTGCGAGGAGTGCGGTCGCCACTTTGAACAGGCGGCTGCTGACGGTGTGAAGAACGTCCAGAACCCAGAGGAGCAGATTCTCTGGTTGTGGAACCAACACAACCTGGTGAACGACAGGCTGGCTG GGTCTCTGAGTGACGACCCCCTCTTCCCTAAAGCTCCGTGGCCGAGCCCCTACCTCTGCGCCTCCTGCCACGAGGAGAAAAATGGCGTCCACGTCTGGAACCACAACAGCGTCATCCTCTTCTTCAGACAACACTACGGCACCTCCAACATCTCCCCCAAATACTCCCTGACCCCCCTTCGACTCCCTGCACCtccccctggtcctggtcctgtacAGACCAGTCAGCCACAGGAGGAGCAccaaggaggagagaaaaaggagccAGAGAAGAAACCTAAAGAGCAGCTGGAGCCCCGACCCGGACACCAGGCTCTCAGTGGGGTGGGGAAAGGGGAGGgtctgagggaaggaggaggaggagaagcagtaggaggagcaggaggaggagcaggaggaggcggcgttTGGATTCTGGGTCTGGGTTTCAACAGCGTGGACatgagtctgtgtgtggtgCTGTACGTCTGCTCCTGCCTCTTCCtcatgctcctcttcttcttctttaaagtcCGATCCAGGAGGTGGAAACTCCGGCAATCTCGCCTCCACGTCTGA
- the barhl1a gene encoding barH-like homeobox 1a: MEVPASGFWSDFLLRLRPPGARLSRARAPELSPGGCPPTRPAPGREPGPRLRCALPPGLLQPRAASSSFRIRDILADCLPDPDLVDSDPGQPELESTRSRPEEDFKDLSVSGSDSETKVGGASERLKKARKARTAFSDKQLARLERSFQKQKYLNVQDRMELAASLQLSDTQVKTWYQNRRTKWKRQSAGLELLAEAGRMFLPTHFLFPQTTPTPNLYLYQSPPLPTPSPAALSPDPHRTTSPLKRLLFRFG, from the exons ATGGAGGTCCCCGCCTCCGGCTTCTGGAGCGACTTTCTGCTTCGCCTCAGGCCGCCGGGCGCGCGCCTCTCCCGGGCACGAGCCCCGGAGCTCAGCCCGGGCGGCTGCCCCCCGACTCGTCCTGCGCCGGGGAGAGAGCCTGGTCCCCGGTTGAGGTGCGCGCTGCCGCCCGGTCTCCTCCAGCCGCGCGCAGCCAGCTCCTCGTTCCGCATCCGGGACATCTTAGCGGACTGCCTGCCAGACCCGGACCTGGTCGACTCGGACCCGGGTCAGCCTGAGCTGGAGTCGACCCGGTCCAGACCGGAAGAAGACTTTAAGGATCTAAGTGTGAGCGGCTCTGACAGTGAAACCAAAG tgggcggggcctcagaACGTCTGAAAAAAGCTCGTAAAGCTCGGACTGCGTTCAGCGACAAGCAGCTGGCGAGGCTCGAGAGAAGCTTCCAGAAACAGAAGTACCTGAATGTCCAGGACCGCATGGAGCTGGCTGCTTCACTGCAGCTGAGCGACACCCAGGTCAAGACCTGGTACCAGAACCGGAG AACGAAGTGGAAGCGTCAGTCTGCTGGTTTGGAGCTGCTGGCTGAAGCCGGCAGGATGTTCCTGCCCAcgcacttcctgttccctcagACCACGCCCACACCCAACCTGTACCTGTACCAAAGCCCCCCCCTCCCGACACCCAGTCCTGCTGCCTTGAGTCCAGACCCCCACCGGACCACATCCCCGCTGAAGAGACTTTTATTTAGGTTTGGCTAG
- the cfap77 gene encoding cilia- and flagella-associated protein 77 isoform X1, with translation MSSPRVGVVRDSMLTNPLLIKAALGQTRSGGRSLPGPEFTFGISSGSIGDGGVAEALSSWKVQSRRGDSAPHRPLVPDFVSLNRDAVKSGLVTSKELSQYRAQRGGDRRENPAPSRREGVAVQHPAVPDITFGITARPSSPLADLLSHEYARRWTDEQLRSNRTSNHKQLHTMKAGSIPDTRSSLLRRSRTLPVTQTLLTVPRVNQLTLPVQVLCSLHVQVLCSLHVQVLCSLHVQVLCSLHVQVLCSLHVQVLCSLPIQVLCSLPVQVLCSLHVQVLCSLPIQVLCSLPVQVLCSLHVQVLCSLHVQVLCSLHVQVLCSLHVQVLCSLPVQVLCSLPIQVLCSLPVQVLCSLHVQVLCSLPVQVLCSLHVQVLCSLPVQVLCSLPVQVLCCSITATNRPPLSSSGRSISGHLQEPRVQERRSRATS, from the exons ATGTCCTCCCCGAGAGTAGGCGTGGTCAGAGACTCCATGTTGACCAATCCGCTGCTCATCAAG GCAGCCCTGGGGCAGACCCGGTCCGGAGGTCGGTCACTTCCTGGTCCAGAGTTCACTTTTGGAATCAGCAGCGGCTCCATTGGAGATGGAGGTGTGGCCGagg CTCTGTCCAGCTGGAAGGTCCAGTCCAGGCGAGGAGACTCTGCTCCCCATCGGCCGCTCGTTCCAGACTTCGTGTCTCTGAACCGGGACGCGGTGAAGTCCGGTTTGGTGACGTCCAAAGAGCTGAGTCAGTACCGGGCTCAGAGAGGCGGGGACAGGAGAGAGAACCCCGCCCCTTCACGCCGAGAGGGCGTGGCTGTGCAGCACCCGGCGGTGCCCGACATCACGTTTGGAATCACAGCCAG GCCGTCGTCTCCGCTGGCTGACCTCCTGTCCCATGAGTACGCTCGCCGATGGACTGACGAGCAGCTGCGCAGCAATCGAACCAGCAACCACAAGCAGCTGCACACG atGAAAGCAGGAAGTATTCCTGACACGAGGAGCAGTCtgctgaggaggagcagaactCTTCCTGTCACACAAACACTGCTCACTGTGCCGCGCGTCAACCAGTTaactctacctgttcaggtactctgttctctacatgttcaggtactctgttctctacatgttcaggtactctgttctctacatgttcaggtactctgttctctacatgttcaggtactctgttctctacatgttcaggtactctgttctctacccattcaggtactctgttctctacctgttcaggtactctgttctctacatgttcaggtactctgttctctacccattcaggtactctgttctctacctgttcaggtactctgttctctacatgttcaggtactctgttctctacatgttcaggtactctgttctctacatgttcaggtactctgttctctacatgttcaggtactctgttctctacctgttcaggtactTTGTTCTCTACCCATTCAGgtactctgttctctacctgttcaggtactctgttctctacatgttcaggtactctgttctctacctgttcaggtactctgttctctacatgttcaggtactctgttctctacctgttcaggtactctgttctctacctgttcaggtactCTGTTGTTCTATCACAGCAACAAAcagacctcctctctcctcctcaggtcGCTCCATCTCTGGACACCTTCAGGAACCACGAGTCCAGGAGAGGCGTTCAAGGGCCACCAGCTAG
- the LOC130196785 gene encoding uncharacterized protein LOC130196785 isoform X2 has protein sequence MCRALFLHLRHPPHLPDDEKEVFNPEHRAADRHNWDHEFLSHMQQDSSGVGRVLVLFVVWCSACCPRDDEWTPVLMRPGVHLPAVFDPALVAQLNAASERVLGQMKYPAFHLSSTDTGEKFGLQYVEPGCRPVPVDWDKHRTKSDSAPPALNPPPQSSVPTAQSSSLFMAPQKLFQFPPRPPVDSAAVKPDVTPGPPTDPETCRPSLPLLSSPTAARTGPVKTGGRVFVLDHKRWPAPMKATIDNLLNKHRGMKDMLKLVDQDYAALVHNSCTDPNNMLHPTTKHHILLYVKHLCKLLNTSSSLNTSPKNCKSGRNSGTL, from the exons ATGTGCAGAGCT ctgtttctgcatcttcgtcatcctcctcatctgccaGACGACGAGAAAGAGGTCTTTAACCCAGAGCACCGTGCCGCCGACCGACACAACTGGGACCATGAGTTCCTCTCCCACATGCAGCAGGACTCGTCTGGTGTCGGCCGTGTTCTGGTCCTGTTTGTCGTTTGGTGTTCCGCCTGTTGTCCTCGTGACGATGAATGGACTCCGGTCCTGATGAGG CCAGGCGTTCACCTCCCAGCCGTCTTTGATCCTGCATTGGTGGCCCAGCTCAACGCAGCCTCCGAACGGGTGTTGGGACAGATGAAGTATCCAGCATTTCATCTCTCGAGCACCGACACTGGAGAAAAGTTTGGCCTGCAGTACGTTGAGCCTGGTTGCCGcccagttcctgtggactgggacAAGCACAGGACCAAGTCGGACTCTGCCCCCCCGGCCCTGAATCCACCTCCTCAAAGCAGCGTGCCTACTGCCCAGTCATCCTCACTCTTCATGGCACCACAGAAGCTGTTCCAGTTTCCTCCACGCCCTCCTGTGGATTCTGCTGCTGTCAAACCAGACGTGACTCCCGGGCCTCCGACAGATCCAG AAACATGTCGGCCGTCTCTGCCGCTGCTGTCCTCGCCGACTGCCGCTCGCACTGGACCTGTGAAGACAGGGGGgagagtgtttgtgttggaccacaagcggTGGCCGGCCCCCATGAAGGCAACTATTGACAACCTGCTCAATAAACACCGTGGCATGAAGGACATGCTCAAGCTAGTGGACCAGGACTATGCTGCTCTAGTTCACAACTCTTGCACAGACCCAAACAACATGCTCCACCCAACAACTAAACACCACATCTTACTATATGTTAAACACCTCTGCAAATTACTGAACACCAGCTCGTCTTTAAACACCAGCCCGAAAAACTGCAAGAGCGGCAGGAACTCTGGCACGCTCTGA
- the LOC130196785 gene encoding uncharacterized protein LOC130196785 isoform X1 → MCRALFLHLRHPPHLPDDEKEVFNPEHRAADRHNWDHEFLSHMQQDSSGVGRVLVLFVVWCSACCPRDDEWTPVLMRQPGVHLPAVFDPALVAQLNAASERVLGQMKYPAFHLSSTDTGEKFGLQYVEPGCRPVPVDWDKHRTKSDSAPPALNPPPQSSVPTAQSSSLFMAPQKLFQFPPRPPVDSAAVKPDVTPGPPTDPETCRPSLPLLSSPTAARTGPVKTGGRVFVLDHKRWPAPMKATIDNLLNKHRGMKDMLKLVDQDYAALVHNSCTDPNNMLHPTTKHHILLYVKHLCKLLNTSSSLNTSPKNCKSGRNSGTL, encoded by the exons ATGTGCAGAGCT ctgtttctgcatcttcgtcatcctcctcatctgccaGACGACGAGAAAGAGGTCTTTAACCCAGAGCACCGTGCCGCCGACCGACACAACTGGGACCATGAGTTCCTCTCCCACATGCAGCAGGACTCGTCTGGTGTCGGCCGTGTTCTGGTCCTGTTTGTCGTTTGGTGTTCCGCCTGTTGTCCTCGTGACGATGAATGGACTCCGGTCCTGATGAGG CAGCCAGGCGTTCACCTCCCAGCCGTCTTTGATCCTGCATTGGTGGCCCAGCTCAACGCAGCCTCCGAACGGGTGTTGGGACAGATGAAGTATCCAGCATTTCATCTCTCGAGCACCGACACTGGAGAAAAGTTTGGCCTGCAGTACGTTGAGCCTGGTTGCCGcccagttcctgtggactgggacAAGCACAGGACCAAGTCGGACTCTGCCCCCCCGGCCCTGAATCCACCTCCTCAAAGCAGCGTGCCTACTGCCCAGTCATCCTCACTCTTCATGGCACCACAGAAGCTGTTCCAGTTTCCTCCACGCCCTCCTGTGGATTCTGCTGCTGTCAAACCAGACGTGACTCCCGGGCCTCCGACAGATCCAG AAACATGTCGGCCGTCTCTGCCGCTGCTGTCCTCGCCGACTGCCGCTCGCACTGGACCTGTGAAGACAGGGGGgagagtgtttgtgttggaccacaagcggTGGCCGGCCCCCATGAAGGCAACTATTGACAACCTGCTCAATAAACACCGTGGCATGAAGGACATGCTCAAGCTAGTGGACCAGGACTATGCTGCTCTAGTTCACAACTCTTGCACAGACCCAAACAACATGCTCCACCCAACAACTAAACACCACATCTTACTATATGTTAAACACCTCTGCAAATTACTGAACACCAGCTCGTCTTTAAACACCAGCCCGAAAAACTGCAAGAGCGGCAGGAACTCTGGCACGCTCTGA
- the cfap77 gene encoding cilia- and flagella-associated protein 77 isoform X2 translates to MSSPRVGVVRDSMLTNPLLIKAALGQTRSGGRSLPGPEFTFGISSGSIGDGGVAEALSSWKVQSRRGDSAPHRPLVPDFVSLNRDAVKSGLVTSKELSQYRAQRGGDRRENPAPSRREGVAVQHPAVPDITFGITARPSSPLADLLSHEYARRWTDEQLRSNRTSNHKQLHTMKAGSIPDTRSSLLRRSRTLPVTQTLLTVPRVNQLTLPVQVAPSLDTFRNHESRRGVQGPPASLSIQERRSGSGT, encoded by the exons ATGTCCTCCCCGAGAGTAGGCGTGGTCAGAGACTCCATGTTGACCAATCCGCTGCTCATCAAG GCAGCCCTGGGGCAGACCCGGTCCGGAGGTCGGTCACTTCCTGGTCCAGAGTTCACTTTTGGAATCAGCAGCGGCTCCATTGGAGATGGAGGTGTGGCCGagg CTCTGTCCAGCTGGAAGGTCCAGTCCAGGCGAGGAGACTCTGCTCCCCATCGGCCGCTCGTTCCAGACTTCGTGTCTCTGAACCGGGACGCGGTGAAGTCCGGTTTGGTGACGTCCAAAGAGCTGAGTCAGTACCGGGCTCAGAGAGGCGGGGACAGGAGAGAGAACCCCGCCCCTTCACGCCGAGAGGGCGTGGCTGTGCAGCACCCGGCGGTGCCCGACATCACGTTTGGAATCACAGCCAG GCCGTCGTCTCCGCTGGCTGACCTCCTGTCCCATGAGTACGCTCGCCGATGGACTGACGAGCAGCTGCGCAGCAATCGAACCAGCAACCACAAGCAGCTGCACACG atGAAAGCAGGAAGTATTCCTGACACGAGGAGCAGTCtgctgaggaggagcagaactCTTCCTGTCACACAAACACTGCTCACTGTGCCGCGCGTCAACCAGTTaactctacctgttcag gtcGCTCCATCTCTGGACACCTTCAGGAACCACGAGTCCAGGAGAGGCGTTCAAGGGCCACCAGCTAGTCTCTCTATCCaggagaggcgttcagggtcagGGACGTAG